One genomic segment of Microbacterium maritypicum includes these proteins:
- a CDS encoding long-chain-fatty-acid--CoA ligase, whose protein sequence is MPDSPLASRPWLDSYAEGVPAQIEDPSQTLPEMLSASVKAFGRRPALDFFGAVTTYRELGEQVERAAEGLRRLGVGAGDRVALVLPNCPQHVVAFYAILRLGAIVVEHNPLYTARELRHQFEDHGARVAIVWDKAVDTIAGFPTDVRVEHIVSVDITAAMPLSKRLALRLPLPRAREARAKLTGTPKARHLVTWKSLADHRRISRRVPAPTLDDIALLQYTSGTTGVPKGAILTHANLRANAMQGRAWVPGLVDGEETFYGVLPLFHAYGMTLCLTFAMSIGARLVLFPAFDLGLVTAAARSTPPTFLPAVPPIYDALARAASRGTIDLSTVRFAISGAMSLPVATVKRWEEATGGLLVEGYGMTESSPVALGNPMGPTRRPGTVGVPFPSTEIRVVDPADPTVDVPSGEPGELLIRGPQVFQGYWGRPGETADALLPDGWLRSGDIAQVSSDGFVSIVDRLKELIITGGFNVSPSEVEDALIAHPDVVAAAVVGLPRPHGGEEVAAAVVLRDGAALDVDALRDFCRTRLTPYKVPRRITAVDDLPRSLIGKVLRRQVRDQLLAER, encoded by the coding sequence ATGCCCGACTCTCCCCTCGCCTCCCGGCCCTGGCTCGATTCCTACGCGGAGGGCGTCCCCGCCCAGATCGAGGATCCGTCGCAGACCTTGCCGGAGATGCTGTCGGCGAGCGTGAAGGCCTTCGGTCGACGCCCGGCGCTGGACTTCTTCGGAGCGGTGACCACGTACCGGGAACTCGGAGAGCAGGTCGAGCGCGCCGCTGAGGGCCTGCGCCGGCTCGGGGTCGGTGCCGGCGACCGCGTCGCTCTGGTGCTGCCGAACTGCCCGCAGCACGTCGTCGCGTTCTACGCGATCCTCCGACTGGGTGCGATCGTGGTCGAGCACAACCCGCTCTACACCGCGCGCGAACTGCGACACCAGTTCGAGGATCACGGCGCACGCGTCGCCATCGTGTGGGACAAGGCCGTCGACACGATCGCCGGATTCCCCACCGACGTCAGGGTCGAGCACATCGTGAGCGTCGACATCACCGCGGCGATGCCGCTGTCGAAGCGCCTCGCCCTGCGACTGCCCCTGCCCCGGGCGCGCGAGGCCCGCGCGAAGCTCACTGGCACCCCGAAGGCGCGGCACCTCGTCACCTGGAAGAGCCTCGCCGATCACCGGCGGATCTCGCGGCGGGTGCCGGCGCCGACACTCGACGACATCGCCCTGTTGCAGTACACGAGCGGAACGACGGGCGTCCCGAAGGGAGCGATCCTCACGCACGCGAACCTCCGCGCCAACGCGATGCAGGGACGAGCGTGGGTGCCGGGACTCGTCGACGGCGAGGAGACGTTCTACGGTGTGCTGCCGCTGTTCCACGCGTACGGGATGACGCTGTGCCTCACCTTCGCGATGAGCATCGGGGCCCGGCTCGTGCTCTTTCCCGCGTTCGATCTGGGACTGGTCACAGCGGCGGCGCGCTCGACGCCTCCCACCTTCCTTCCCGCTGTGCCGCCGATCTATGATGCTCTCGCCCGCGCAGCCTCTCGGGGGACCATCGACCTCTCGACCGTGCGCTTCGCGATCTCCGGAGCGATGAGTCTTCCGGTGGCCACCGTGAAGCGCTGGGAGGAGGCGACGGGCGGTCTGCTCGTGGAGGGCTACGGCATGACCGAGAGCTCGCCGGTCGCGCTCGGCAATCCGATGGGTCCCACCCGCCGTCCCGGCACCGTCGGCGTGCCCTTTCCGAGCACGGAGATCCGCGTCGTCGACCCCGCTGACCCGACGGTCGACGTGCCCTCCGGGGAACCCGGCGAACTCCTCATCCGCGGCCCGCAGGTCTTCCAGGGGTACTGGGGGCGGCCCGGCGAGACGGCCGACGCTCTGCTGCCGGACGGCTGGCTCCGATCGGGCGACATCGCCCAGGTCTCCTCGGACGGGTTCGTGAGCATCGTCGACCGCCTGAAGGAGCTCATCATCACCGGCGGCTTCAACGTGTCGCCGAGCGAGGTGGAAGACGCCCTCATCGCGCACCCCGATGTCGTGGCCGCCGCGGTCGTGGGTCTTCCGCGACCTCATGGCGGGGAAGAGGTCGCCGCCGCCGTCGTGCTCCGCGACGGCGCTGCTCTCGACGTGGACGCGCTGCGCGACTTCTGCCGCACCCGGCTCACCCCGTACAAGGTGCCGCGCCGCATCACCGCCGTCGACGACCTCCCCCGCTCCCTCATCGGCAAGGTGCTGCGTCGACAGGTGCGAGACCAGCTCCTCGCCGAGCGCTGA
- a CDS encoding cupin domain-containing protein: MNEDVRNVQVALATMTEHWQPHRLASVNDYDVKVVKLLGEFVWHTHPDTDELFMVVHGRLTIQLRDRDVVLGPNDVFVVPKGVEHCPRADEEVQAILFEPKGTVNTGDAGGEMTSELRELG; this comes from the coding sequence GTGAACGAAGATGTGCGGAATGTGCAGGTGGCGCTGGCGACCATGACCGAGCATTGGCAGCCGCACCGGCTGGCCAGCGTCAACGACTACGACGTCAAGGTCGTGAAGCTGCTCGGAGAGTTCGTCTGGCACACCCATCCCGACACCGACGAGCTCTTCATGGTGGTGCACGGGCGTCTGACGATCCAGTTGCGCGATCGTGATGTGGTGCTGGGGCCGAACGACGTCTTCGTCGTTCCGAAGGGTGTCGAGCACTGCCCGCGAGCCGACGAGGAGGTGCAGGCGATCCTGTTCGAGCCGAAGGGCACCGTCAACACGGGCGATGCCGGGGGAGAGATGACGTCGGAGCTCCGGGAGCTCGGATAG
- a CDS encoding ArsR/SmtB family transcription factor: protein MTVEDAERVARVFKALGDPTRVRLLSLIAAGSGGEACICDLTEPVGLSQGTVSHHMKLLTEAGLVTREQRGKWAYFALNADAMEAAADALRAV, encoded by the coding sequence ATGACCGTCGAGGATGCGGAGCGCGTCGCCCGGGTGTTCAAGGCGCTGGGAGACCCCACTCGGGTCAGACTGTTGTCCCTCATCGCCGCCGGGTCCGGCGGTGAGGCCTGCATCTGCGACCTGACCGAGCCCGTCGGCCTCTCGCAGGGGACGGTCTCCCATCACATGAAGCTTCTGACCGAAGCCGGTCTGGTCACGCGAGAGCAGCGCGGCAAGTGGGCGTACTTCGCGCTGAACGCCGACGCGATGGAGGCCGCAGCCGACGCGCTCCGCGCGGTCTGA
- a CDS encoding NAD(P)-binding domain-containing protein gives MSELPVVVIGAGPQGLAAAAHLVEREEDVVVVERGRGPAAAVSEWGHVRLFSSWPELTDAAARRVLEPTGWTAPAAGYPTGAEWVSGYLAPLAEVLGERIRYATTVTGVARQGRDKVVEGGRRSQPFVVHTVDADGRESRLLARAVIDASGTWGLPNPAGADGFPALGEAAAAGAISYRIPADVSELAGSHVVVVGAGHSATHAVLRLSELARRAPGTRVTWMLRRGSAANVFGGGAGDELPERAALGSRARKVIDDGVVDLVTGFRVAEFRQEAEGLTVIAEDGRVVRGVGRMFALTGFRPDLQMLRELRTDLDPTLEAVAGIASEIDPNIHSCGSVGATGARELVQPERGFFIVGAKSYGRAPTFLALTGFEQVRSVAAHLAGDHEAADRRELRLPDTGVCGGAGGFDDSAGSCCAAPSTLQIGARPVVVG, from the coding sequence ATGTCTGAGCTTCCCGTCGTCGTCATCGGAGCCGGCCCCCAAGGCCTCGCCGCCGCGGCGCATCTCGTCGAACGCGAGGAGGACGTGGTCGTCGTCGAGCGCGGCCGTGGTCCCGCGGCCGCCGTATCCGAGTGGGGTCACGTGCGCCTCTTCTCGTCGTGGCCGGAGCTCACGGACGCGGCCGCGCGTCGCGTTCTCGAGCCGACCGGTTGGACCGCACCCGCGGCGGGGTATCCCACGGGGGCGGAGTGGGTGAGCGGCTACCTCGCGCCGCTCGCGGAGGTTCTGGGCGAGCGGATCCGGTACGCGACGACAGTCACAGGAGTCGCACGTCAGGGACGCGACAAGGTCGTCGAGGGAGGGCGCAGGAGCCAGCCGTTCGTCGTGCATACGGTCGACGCCGATGGTCGGGAATCCCGACTCCTCGCTCGCGCCGTGATCGACGCGAGCGGCACCTGGGGTCTTCCCAACCCGGCCGGGGCCGATGGCTTCCCGGCTCTCGGAGAGGCCGCGGCGGCCGGTGCGATCTCCTATCGGATCCCGGCCGATGTCTCGGAACTCGCGGGTTCGCACGTCGTCGTCGTGGGGGCCGGGCACTCCGCCACGCATGCCGTGCTGCGCCTGAGCGAGCTGGCACGGCGCGCCCCGGGAACACGGGTGACGTGGATGCTGCGCCGGGGGAGCGCCGCGAACGTGTTCGGTGGCGGTGCCGGCGACGAACTGCCGGAGCGCGCGGCTCTCGGCTCTCGCGCACGAAAGGTGATCGACGACGGAGTCGTCGACCTGGTGACCGGATTCCGCGTCGCCGAGTTCCGGCAGGAGGCCGAAGGGCTGACGGTCATCGCCGAAGACGGGCGCGTCGTCAGGGGCGTCGGGCGCATGTTCGCGCTCACGGGTTTCCGGCCTGACCTGCAGATGCTGCGCGAGCTCCGGACCGACCTGGATCCCACGCTCGAAGCCGTCGCCGGTATCGCATCCGAGATCGATCCGAACATCCACTCCTGCGGATCCGTGGGTGCGACCGGGGCGCGTGAGCTCGTGCAGCCGGAGCGAGGATTCTTCATCGTCGGCGCGAAGTCCTACGGTCGGGCGCCGACCTTCCTCGCGCTGACGGGCTTCGAGCAGGTGCGCAGTGTCGCCGCTCACCTCGCCGGCGATCACGAGGCAGCTGATCGCCGCGAACTCAGGCTTCCGGACACCGGGGTGTGCGGAGGGGCCGGCGGCTTCGATGACAGCGCGGGCAGCTGCTGCGCCGCCCCCTCCACGCTTCAGATCGGTGCGCGGCCCGTCGTCGTCGGCTGA
- the trxB gene encoding thioredoxin-disulfide reductase, which yields MSIQQVELVIIGSGPAGYTAAVYAARAGLAPVVLAGSVTAGGALMTTTEVENFPGFVDGVQGPELMESMRAQAERFGARILLDDAVLVDLDGPLKTVETGSGETFLARAVILTMGSAYRKLGIADEERLTGRGVSWCATCDGFFFREQEIVVVGGGDSAMEEALFLTRFASKVTVVHRRGEFRASKIMAQRVLDHPKIEIAWNSEVAGLIGAEKVEAVTLRDTVTGAERKLPATGVFVAIGHDPRSEIVAGLVDTDADGYVLVEHPSTRTNVSGVFAAGDLVDHTYRQAITAAGTGCAAAQDAQHYLAALDEAEPVIAEKREALLA from the coding sequence ATGTCGATTCAACAGGTTGAGCTGGTCATCATCGGTTCCGGCCCCGCGGGCTACACCGCGGCCGTGTACGCCGCGCGGGCGGGTCTTGCGCCCGTGGTGCTCGCCGGGTCCGTGACCGCGGGCGGCGCGCTGATGACCACGACCGAGGTCGAGAACTTCCCCGGGTTCGTCGATGGCGTGCAGGGGCCCGAGCTGATGGAGTCGATGCGCGCGCAGGCGGAGCGCTTCGGGGCCCGCATCCTTCTCGACGACGCAGTCCTGGTCGACCTCGACGGCCCCCTCAAGACCGTGGAGACCGGCTCCGGTGAGACCTTCCTCGCTCGCGCCGTCATCCTGACGATGGGCTCCGCCTACCGGAAACTCGGCATCGCGGATGAGGAGAGACTCACCGGCCGCGGCGTCTCGTGGTGCGCCACCTGCGACGGCTTCTTCTTCCGCGAGCAGGAGATCGTCGTCGTCGGCGGCGGGGATTCTGCGATGGAGGAGGCGCTGTTCCTCACCCGCTTCGCCTCGAAGGTCACCGTCGTGCACCGTCGGGGTGAGTTCAGGGCCTCGAAGATCATGGCGCAGCGCGTGCTCGACCACCCCAAGATCGAGATCGCGTGGAACAGCGAGGTGGCAGGCCTCATCGGTGCGGAGAAGGTGGAGGCGGTGACACTGCGCGACACCGTGACCGGTGCCGAGCGGAAGCTGCCGGCCACGGGAGTCTTCGTCGCCATCGGGCACGATCCGCGCTCCGAGATCGTCGCCGGACTCGTCGACACGGATGCCGACGGCTACGTGCTCGTCGAGCACCCCTCCACTCGCACGAACGTGTCGGGAGTCTTCGCCGCCGGTGATCTGGTCGACCACACCTACCGCCAGGCGATCACCGCCGCAGGCACCGGATGTGCTGCAGCGCAGGATGCGCAGCACTACCTCGCGGCTCTCGACGAGGCAGAGCCCGTCATCGCCGAGAAGCGGGAGGCGCTCCTCGCATGA
- the arsB gene encoding ACR3 family arsenite efflux transporter, which yields MSTATVPTTAPSARRLSTLDRWLPLWIGLAMIGGIVIGRFIPGVSDLLARLEVGGISIPIALGLLVMMYPVLAKVRYDKVAAVTGDKKLLLSSLALNWLVGPALMFALAWAFLPDLPEYRTGLIIVGLARCIAMVVIWNDLACGDREAAAVLVAINSVFQVVAFSLLGWFYLTVLPGWLGLDSQGLEISIWQIALNVLIFLGIPLVAGFASRFIGERAKGRDWYEDSFLPRIGPWALYGLLFTIVLLFALQGEQVTSRPWDVARIALPLLAYFAIMWFVGLFTGKALGLGYARSSTLAFTAAGNNFELAIAVAIGTFGATSGQALAGVVGPLIEVPVLVGLVYVSLWAARRWFHTDPYTAERISS from the coding sequence ATGAGCACCGCAACCGTACCCACCACCGCACCTTCCGCGCGCCGCCTGTCGACCCTCGACCGGTGGCTGCCGCTCTGGATCGGCCTGGCCATGATCGGCGGCATCGTCATCGGCCGCTTCATCCCCGGCGTCTCCGACCTCCTGGCCCGCCTCGAGGTCGGTGGGATCTCGATCCCGATCGCCCTCGGCCTGCTGGTGATGATGTACCCGGTGCTCGCGAAGGTCCGCTACGACAAGGTCGCCGCCGTCACCGGCGACAAGAAGCTGCTGCTCTCGTCGCTGGCGCTCAACTGGCTCGTGGGCCCTGCGCTGATGTTCGCCCTCGCGTGGGCGTTCCTGCCCGACCTGCCCGAATACCGCACGGGCCTCATCATCGTGGGGCTCGCGCGCTGCATCGCCATGGTCGTCATCTGGAACGACCTCGCCTGCGGCGACCGCGAGGCCGCGGCCGTGCTCGTCGCCATCAACTCGGTCTTCCAGGTCGTCGCCTTTTCGCTGCTCGGCTGGTTCTATCTGACGGTTCTGCCCGGCTGGCTAGGTCTCGACTCCCAAGGACTGGAGATCTCGATCTGGCAGATCGCGCTCAATGTCCTGATCTTCCTCGGCATCCCCCTCGTCGCGGGTTTCGCCTCCCGCTTCATCGGGGAGCGTGCGAAGGGACGCGACTGGTACGAAGACAGCTTCCTCCCGAGGATCGGCCCCTGGGCGCTCTACGGCCTGCTGTTCACCATCGTGCTGCTGTTCGCCCTGCAGGGTGAGCAGGTCACGAGTCGTCCGTGGGATGTCGCCCGGATCGCACTCCCGCTGCTGGCGTACTTCGCGATCATGTGGTTCGTCGGCCTGTTCACCGGCAAGGCGCTCGGCCTCGGATACGCACGGTCGTCGACCCTGGCGTTCACCGCCGCCGGCAACAACTTCGAGCTCGCGATCGCCGTCGCGATCGGCACGTTCGGTGCGACATCCGGCCAGGCCCTCGCCGGGGTCGTGGGCCCGCTGATCGAAGTCCCTGTTCTCGTCGGACTCGTCTATGTCTCGCTCTGGGCCGCCCGGCGCTGGTTCCACACCGACCCGTACACCGCTGAGAGGATCTCGTCATGA
- a CDS encoding metalloregulator ArsR/SmtB family transcription factor: protein MNVTPTTADDTCSPVATHAIGQEAASSVAATLKALSDPLRLRMLSAIASDPRGESCVCDLAELAEVSQPTVSHHLKVLKDVDVLTSERRGTWVWYRITPGRRRAVTALLDSFAPATVAPWSVSADDEGRRPDFDARVTRLAQELAAEVPELDSDVVLTTVRESYTALARSARVTSALVPLTERFARQRLADLTRDRDAAVPQVLFVCVANAGRSQLAAALVNKLAAGKVVARSAGSAPADVIHPHVRSILAEIEGDLAAERFPKPLTDDAVRAADVVITMGCGDVCPIIPGVRYDDWAVGDPALASREGVEAIRDDIAARVRALVDDLLP, encoded by the coding sequence ATGAATGTCACCCCGACGACCGCAGACGACACCTGCAGTCCCGTCGCGACGCATGCGATCGGGCAGGAGGCTGCCTCCTCGGTTGCTGCGACGTTGAAGGCTCTGTCGGATCCGCTGCGGCTGCGGATGCTGTCGGCCATCGCGTCCGACCCGCGCGGAGAATCGTGCGTGTGCGACCTCGCCGAGCTCGCCGAGGTGTCGCAGCCGACCGTGTCTCACCACCTCAAGGTGCTCAAAGACGTCGATGTCCTCACTTCCGAGCGGCGAGGAACCTGGGTCTGGTACCGGATCACCCCGGGCCGGCGCCGCGCGGTCACGGCATTGCTGGACTCGTTCGCACCCGCGACGGTCGCGCCCTGGAGCGTCTCCGCCGACGACGAGGGGCGGCGCCCCGACTTCGACGCGCGCGTCACCCGTCTCGCCCAGGAGCTTGCCGCGGAGGTTCCGGAGCTGGATTCCGACGTCGTGCTCACGACCGTCCGCGAGTCCTACACCGCGCTCGCGCGCAGCGCCCGCGTCACCTCCGCTCTCGTGCCGCTCACGGAGCGCTTCGCGCGTCAACGCCTCGCCGACCTCACCCGCGATCGCGATGCCGCGGTCCCGCAGGTGCTCTTCGTCTGCGTCGCCAACGCGGGGCGTTCGCAGCTCGCCGCCGCGCTCGTCAACAAGCTGGCGGCCGGCAAGGTCGTGGCTCGCTCGGCAGGATCGGCCCCCGCCGACGTCATCCACCCGCACGTCCGCTCGATCCTCGCGGAGATCGAAGGCGACCTGGCCGCCGAGCGCTTCCCGAAGCCCCTCACCGACGACGCCGTGCGTGCGGCCGACGTCGTCATCACCATGGGGTGCGGCGACGTCTGCCCGATCATCCCCGGCGTCCGCTACGACGACTGGGCCGTCGGTGATCCCGCCCTCGCTTCGCGGGAGGGCGTCGAAGCCATCCGCGACGACATCGCCGCACGCGTGCGCGCACTCGTCGACGACCTTCTTCCCTGA
- a CDS encoding arsenate reductase ArsC → MTDTTTTPSVLFVCVHNAGRSQMAAGFLRDIAGDRIEVRSAGSMPADQINPTAVEAMAELGIDITAEQPKVLTTEAVQASDVVITMGCGDACPFFPGKRYEDWKLDDPAGQGIDAVRPIRDDIRVRIEQLVSELL, encoded by the coding sequence ATGACCGACACGACCACCACGCCCTCCGTCCTCTTCGTCTGCGTGCACAACGCCGGACGCTCCCAGATGGCCGCCGGATTCCTTCGCGACATCGCGGGCGACCGCATCGAGGTCCGCTCCGCCGGCTCCATGCCCGCCGACCAGATCAACCCCACCGCTGTGGAAGCCATGGCGGAGCTCGGTATCGACATCACCGCCGAGCAGCCCAAGGTGCTCACGACCGAGGCCGTGCAGGCGTCGGATGTGGTGATCACGATGGGCTGCGGCGACGCGTGCCCGTTCTTCCCCGGCAAGCGCTACGAGGACTGGAAGCTCGACGACCCGGCCGGCCAGGGGATCGACGCCGTGCGGCCGATCCGCGACGACATCCGGGTGCGCATCGAGCAGCTGGTGAGCGAACTGCTCTGA
- a CDS encoding flagellar hook protein FlgE — MLRSLFAGISGLRSHQTMLDVTGNNIANVNTTGFKASAVQFQDSLSQLVRNSMMPQQAVGGQNPAQVGLGVQVAGISTNFASGAPQPTGVPTNLMIAGDGFFVVRSGGETLYTRNGGFSFDASGKLVSADGALVQGWTAQNGVIVPGQGIGDIRLPVGALSPATATTTARVTGNLPSGAAVGEQLVRDIKTYDAEGTATSLRLTFTRTATGWSVTEPGGTNTALTFTDGKQAAASSIVSGGVTVDLSAVTGFADVSDVAIKEQNGKPAGTLSSYALMNDGSLVGTFSNGDTEVLARVALAGFVNPGGLEKAGSSQYRPSGNSGEPTLGQAGTDGLGGIISGALEMSNVDLSQEFTNLIVAQRGFQANARIITTSDEVLQELTNLKR, encoded by the coding sequence ATGCTCCGCTCTCTGTTCGCAGGTATCTCGGGTCTGCGTTCGCACCAGACCATGCTCGACGTCACCGGCAACAACATCGCCAACGTCAACACCACCGGCTTCAAGGCCTCGGCCGTGCAGTTCCAGGATTCGCTCTCGCAGCTCGTGCGCAACTCGATGATGCCGCAGCAGGCCGTCGGCGGTCAGAACCCCGCCCAGGTCGGTCTCGGCGTGCAGGTCGCCGGCATCAGCACGAACTTCGCCTCCGGGGCGCCGCAGCCCACCGGTGTGCCGACCAACCTCATGATCGCGGGCGACGGCTTCTTCGTTGTCCGCTCGGGCGGCGAGACCCTGTACACCCGCAACGGCGGGTTCTCGTTCGACGCCAGCGGCAAGCTGGTCTCGGCAGACGGCGCGCTCGTGCAGGGCTGGACGGCCCAGAACGGAGTGATCGTCCCCGGTCAGGGCATCGGCGACATCCGGCTGCCTGTCGGCGCGCTGAGCCCCGCCACCGCGACCACCACCGCCCGCGTCACCGGCAACCTGCCCTCCGGGGCAGCGGTCGGCGAGCAGCTGGTGCGCGACATCAAGACCTACGACGCCGAGGGTACGGCCACGTCGCTGCGCCTCACCTTCACCCGCACCGCCACGGGCTGGAGCGTCACCGAGCCGGGCGGCACGAACACCGCTCTCACGTTCACCGACGGCAAGCAGGCGGCGGCCTCCTCCATCGTCTCCGGCGGTGTCACGGTCGACCTCTCCGCCGTCACCGGGTTCGCGGATGTCAGCGACGTCGCGATCAAGGAGCAGAACGGCAAGCCGGCCGGCACGCTGAGCTCGTACGCGCTGATGAACGACGGCAGCCTCGTCGGCACCTTCAGCAACGGCGACACCGAGGTGCTCGCCCGCGTCGCCCTGGCAGGCTTCGTCAACCCGGGAGGACTCGAGAAGGCCGGCTCCTCTCAGTACCGCCCGAGCGGCAACTCCGGCGAGCCGACGCTCGGGCAGGCGGGCACCGACGGCCTGGGCGGCATCATCAGCGGCGCGCTCGAGATGTCCAACGTCGACCTGTCGCAGGAGTTCACCAACCTGATCGTCGCGCAGCGCGGCTTCCAGGCGAACGCCCGCATCATCACCACCAGCGACGAGGTGCTGCAGGAGCTCACGAACCTGAAGCGCTGA
- a CDS encoding flagellar hook assembly protein FlgD produces the protein MTTVDPISGTIPPSGVQTGSTTPPTERKKTLDSEVFLKLLVTQLTNQDPSSPMNTNEMISQTTQLASMEQLTALTATSTESFALSMRQTAAALIGHEAQYVDEKGVTQKGIVTSVSYAGAVPLVTIGDASIPLDAVSGVSLAPRSQS, from the coding sequence ATGACCACGGTCGACCCCATCTCCGGCACCATCCCGCCCTCCGGAGTGCAGACGGGCAGCACGACGCCCCCGACCGAGCGCAAGAAGACGCTCGACTCGGAGGTCTTCCTGAAACTCCTGGTGACGCAGCTGACCAATCAGGATCCGAGCTCGCCCATGAACACCAACGAGATGATCTCGCAGACCACCCAGCTGGCCTCGATGGAGCAGCTCACCGCGCTCACGGCGACCTCGACCGAGAGCTTCGCGCTCAGCATGCGCCAGACGGCCGCCGCGCTGATCGGCCACGAAGCGCAGTACGTCGATGAGAAGGGCGTCACGCAGAAGGGCATCGTCACCTCGGTCTCCTACGCCGGCGCTGTCCCGCTCGTCACCATCGGCGACGCATCCATCCCTCTCGACGCCGTCTCCGGCGTCTCCCTCGCTCCCCGTTCGCAGTCCTGA
- a CDS encoding flagellar hook-length control protein FliK: MTSLGIVDLLDPRVQRAAASPSPSRQITPGAAAFADVILDASRVDADAVEGTFAGASTEGDTADAAPAAPSTPATNIPPAIVPLPEPTFVLPVSAVVIGDATGEVPAAAIPAPQSADAADAPEGAVTVVAAESAASAGSIGAPAAVAGTTAPASPVETAPAQPAVSETTRSLPLATTTTSALDAPTPAASHSAGPTATGVLGTAEPALPRTASTASRIGVSSGPISGIPVVAGAPSVPVPTAHAGAPETDAVPPALSPDAPTTPAPAISASAPAPAASASTGDAPVPPAAVGSTPPPTPVAAAAPAAAAAPRPALLPQITAPVISLAQAPDGDHSLTLTVSPENLGPVTVRAHISGGAIHIELHAPNDLGREALRAILVDLRRDLAAAAPQASLLLSTSDDGPASSNPQHSAHNSTGGGTGSSNGATTGTNSGEPGAADARGRDAAHPSSGDRASTDLTSPTDPASPAPLISPHGGIDVFA, from the coding sequence ATGACATCTCTCGGCATCGTGGACCTGCTCGATCCGCGTGTCCAGCGCGCAGCGGCTTCCCCCTCGCCCTCCCGGCAGATCACGCCGGGGGCCGCGGCCTTCGCCGACGTGATCCTGGACGCCTCGCGCGTCGACGCCGACGCCGTGGAGGGGACGTTCGCCGGAGCATCGACGGAAGGCGACACCGCGGATGCCGCCCCCGCTGCTCCCTCCACCCCGGCCACGAACATCCCGCCGGCGATCGTTCCCCTGCCCGAGCCGACTTTCGTGCTCCCCGTGAGCGCGGTCGTGATCGGCGACGCCACAGGCGAGGTGCCCGCCGCGGCGATACCGGCCCCACAGAGTGCCGATGCGGCGGATGCCCCCGAGGGAGCGGTCACGGTCGTGGCAGCGGAGTCCGCCGCATCCGCCGGTTCGATCGGAGCACCTGCCGCTGTCGCGGGAACGACCGCACCGGCCAGCCCCGTCGAGACTGCCCCCGCCCAGCCCGCGGTCTCCGAGACGACGAGAAGCCTCCCACTCGCGACGACGACGACTTCCGCCCTCGATGCCCCGACCCCTGCTGCTTCGCACTCCGCCGGGCCCACGGCGACGGGCGTGCTCGGCACGGCGGAGCCGGCCCTGCCCCGGACTGCCTCGACGGCCTCCCGCATCGGCGTCAGCAGTGGTCCGATCAGCGGGATCCCCGTCGTCGCAGGAGCGCCGAGCGTCCCCGTCCCGACGGCTCATGCGGGAGCACCGGAGACGGACGCGGTGCCTCCCGCACTCTCCCCGGACGCCCCGACGACCCCGGCGCCCGCGATCTCTGCGTCCGCTCCCGCCCCCGCGGCCTCGGCATCCACCGGTGACGCGCCCGTCCCGCCCGCGGCCGTCGGCAGCACTCCTCCGCCGACGCCCGTCGCCGCCGCAGCCCCGGCCGCTGCCGCCGCCCCACGGCCGGCACTGCTCCCGCAGATCACTGCACCCGTGATCTCGCTCGCGCAGGCTCCGGACGGAGACCACAGCCTCACCCTGACGGTGTCGCCGGAGAACCTCGGTCCTGTGACGGTGCGCGCGCACATCTCGGGTGGGGCCATCCACATCGAGCTGCACGCCCCGAACGACCTCGGTCGCGAGGCGCTGCGTGCGATCCTCGTGGACCTGCGCCGTGACCTCGCAGCCGCGGCACCGCAGGCCTCGCTCCTGCTGTCGACCTCAGACGACGGGCCCGCATCCTCGAACCCGCAGCACTCCGCCCACAACAGCACCGGAGGCGGGACCGGCTCCTCGAACGGTGCCACGACCGGAACGAACAGCGGTGAGCCGGGAGCCGCTGACGCGAGAGGCCGAGACGCAGCACATCCCTCGTCCGGTGACAGAGCGTCCACCGACCTGACATCGCCGACCGATCCGGCATCCCCCGCCCCCCTCATCTCGCCGCACGGCGGCATCGACGTCTTCGCCTGA
- a CDS encoding flagellar export protein FliJ, with amino-acid sequence MTRSFSLAGLLRVREIQERAAAQRLSRAVIDAQHTEARDRSLRAHLSGVGSEAVDVRSLAALAAARVAGRTLLADLTTLSELQEQTVDLARTEHAEARRAMRGLDRLSQAHALQVRTAELRAEQAELDEIGSRIRAEGQA; translated from the coding sequence ATGACGCGGTCCTTCTCCCTGGCCGGACTCCTGCGCGTGCGCGAGATCCAAGAGCGCGCGGCCGCCCAGCGGCTCTCCCGCGCGGTGATCGACGCCCAGCACACCGAGGCCCGCGACCGGTCGCTGCGCGCGCACCTGTCGGGCGTCGGGAGCGAGGCCGTCGATGTGCGCTCCCTCGCCGCCCTCGCCGCAGCCAGAGTGGCCGGCAGAACCCTTCTGGCCGATCTCACGACCCTCTCGGAGCTGCAGGAGCAGACGGTCGATCTGGCCCGAACGGAGCACGCGGAGGCGAGGCGGGCGATGCGCGGACTCGACCGTCTCTCCCAGGCGCACGCCCTGCAGGTGCGGACGGCCGAGCTGCGGGCCGAGCAGGCGGAGCTCGATGAGATCGGTTCGCGCATCCGTGCGGAGGGCCAGGCATGA